The sequence TTTCTGTGGAGCTCCCTGCTCCTCCTGGTTGGAAAAAGAAggtcttttctctttctctgtgtgTCTCTTTTTTGAGGGTCTATTTTGCTTTGctttatgttgaattttttgcaGGTTTtcaattcttgaaattttggttgatttgtgctttaatttttgtttttatgttgaAATTCGATGTGGGTTTGGTTTATTTTGGCAAATTTGTGGGCTTTTGTGGTAACATTTGGTGCTGTGGTGATGGTAAGCTAGTTAGGGTTTGTGggtgtttcattaatttgtggTGAATTATGAATAATCATGGTTCAGAGTTTATGTTAAAGCTTTTGGGTTGCTTAATTGTTCAGAATTTTGTAGGAATTCTTGGTTTCAAGTTCTTCTTACATTTTCTGTAAGGGTTTGTAGAAAATTCCCACAATTAAgcagtatttttttaaataccctttctagtatttttttttttttttggggggaggggggagcaGTATTTGACAACTGGTTAGaggcatattttgaaaatctgcTTTTTCTcgtatatgattttttttttttaaattacatttgataatatcaatgaatttttataaTCTGCTGCTGGTTATGATGTGAGTTATGATTGATTGATTGGAAATGGTGCATCCAAagcctcttttctttttctttttttttccttgagggATAACTTCTTGCAAACTATATTGCCTATTTTTCCTTCTTGAAGTGATAGATTTAGATAATCATGCTAagttttgttgctttttttcttttttatgtcaATACATGATAAATTTATGTTTATGATCTTCTTACATTGACTATAGATTAGTCTAATTTGCAAGAAGATCACAAAATTAGCTtctcttttataaatttagatgaaaattgtCTTTGTGACCTCCTTACATTATCATAAATTGGGGGGGAAATAGGGACTACTTGGGAAGCTTCCAGTACTGTTGATGCAGAAGAACatgttaaattgttaaaatgTCCATCCTTGGAGGAATGGTGCATATCATGAAGCCATAACTCCTCTCTGACCCTCAACTGGCCAAAATGAACAACTCATGCTCAAGCTCCTATAGATTCATTTAtaagtgcattttttttttataagtattttatTCAAAGGTTTTTAAGTTGCTCTTAATCCCAATCACCCAAAAGATGGTTCCCAATAAggataaataatatttttgctaGCAAGTTAATACATATATTGATGCTTATTGTCTTTAGATCAAACAGCATCTCCTACCTCCATCAATGTCTAACGGTGCatcagacacacacacacacactaactgCCTCAAGCTGTTAGCTAAAAGGTGGATCCTTCCTAAGTTCTGCTGGTTTGTGTTTGAAAATatattcctctttctcttttcctcaaTCTCAGTTAGTGTATACATACCTACCTCCAGCTGTAAGGTAAAAGGTGGATTCTTCCTAAGTTCTGCTGGTTTGAAAATATATTCCTCTGTCCTCttttcctcaatctcaattAGTGtatctattttataaaatattgagaTGGTTTTAACCCCAAGATTGATGTTTATCAGTAAGAAAGGATCAAATGGAGTATTTACTtttccatataaaaataaaataaaataaaataaaataaaataaattgataaataCAGTGAAGAGTGGATTGTGTGATCCCCCTTCCAGTATTTAAGTTACCAAAAGTTATGCTAGCTGTAGCTCAAGCGGATTCTTTGACTTTCCTCCTAAGTGTTGATCTTACCCAAAGTTTCAAGGGGCATCGATCCCTTTAAAGTAAAactttatttgaaattgaagtCAACTCAGGATAACACTGGGGATGCTTGTTAATTAGTTGAATAAAATATACCTTTTTTGATAACTAGTTGAATTTAATACAGTTGATTGCATAATAAGTTGACCTAGTGCCACAGAGCAATGCCTTGTCTAATAGAGCTTAGCTCTCTAAGTAAATAACTTCTCttagcacctttttttttttaaataaaaacaagtaCCAAAATACCTAATCTTTTCGTCATTTCATTCtgttatcagtttttttttgaGGTCATAATATGTGTACCAACCATGTTTAGAAATTGAAGCCTTACATAACTTGATATAGTGCCTTTTTAGTGCATCATGCTCAGGTGATGCAAGGACTTGATGCCTTGAGGTCTTTCACCTTTGACGATACTATGTGTACATATCCAACCTTCCTTTACTGGAATAAGTTTTCTTGTTGAAGGTGGTTTGCATTAgaagtttgagatttttttcattttggggGTGTGGGTGGGCGCTGAGCTTATTTTTTGTGGAGTATTTGTATATTGTTTAAGTTCTGCATATAGATATAATAAGTTAACATATTTCTTTTGGGTGGTAATACTATATTGCCCAAGTTCTACATAATGGCTATATATCTTATGAAAATGTAATAGAACTCTTGGATCTAGACATATGCCATCTTTGGCAGTAGATTTACTGTGGAGGTAAATTGTCATAAAAGATGGCACTTACGCTCTTTATCAGGTATTTTCCTTGTTGACTCAATGGCGGATTTCATGGAAAAAGGAGATGCCTTGTCCATGTACAATTCATACAGATTGTAATACCAATATTAACGTTCCATATTAAGTGGTGGTAGATTATGAATTTTAGCATATTAGGCCTAATGACTCACAAGTTGAAGTATTCTCTTTATGATTGTCCCTCTATAACACACTATAAAAATGGGTCAGATGTACTGGCTAATGGCCTATGGGTGGGGGTTCAAATCCTCAAGGGTGCCTAATACGGTGATACCTGGAAAAGAAAAGATCAGATATACTGTCcctaaaaaaagaagttaactGCACAAGTAGTAAATTATTTGTCTATTATTAAATTACACATTACACATGACTTCCGGACCTTTAAACTAATTGGGTAGTTGAATCACAACAAGATTAATATTCTGTGGGTGAATTGGCTCTAGATTTGACTACAGGGGTATCAAGCATGACTATCATCAACATCACATACTTTATTATGAGTAccaagcaaaaaggaaaaaaaagggggggggggggaaggtgAGTGATGTAACCTCACTCTTTAAGTATATTTCTTGGATTAAATCGTCTAGCAGCACCCATTCTAGCTGTTCTTTAATTGATATCTCTTAGTTTTCagtcttttaactttaaatCCTGTTGTTTCTGTAATACATTGTTCTATCTTTGTTCCATTTATtctatgtttggttggagggatggAGAGGGGAGGGTAGGAGGAAGTGAGATccctgccccccccccccccctcccccccttaTGTTTTTTGTTGGGGAGAAGGAACAAAAGGGggaataaatatataatttgactaTATCCTTATGTAAAATGGATTAAAGTTGgggtaaaaaataattaatgaatcAAAGTGCACACTATCGGGCatctttttgaatttgatctACTATCAGCATTTGTTTTAgcaatttctatctttttaaaTCCTTTATTGGGAATTCCAtgacctaaattttttttaagtagtgcATGTATATATGCGgcattgttgttgttattattttggTCATAAGTCAACTGTCAATATAACATTCATTGGTCTATGTTCATCTGCAGTTCTTGCCCAAACAAAGTGGAACaccaaagaaaaatgagatCATATTTACATCCCCCACGGGAGAGGAGATTGTTAGCAAAAGACAATTGGAACAGTACCTGAAAGCACACCCTGGTGGTCCCACAGCATCAGAATTTGATTGGGGCACCGGTGAGACCCCTAGGAGATCAGCAAGGATTAGTGAGAAGACCAAGGCAACTCCCCCACCAGAAAGTGAGACCCCAAAGAAACGGAGTAGGAAATCATCAGCTAAGAAGGAtgacaaagagaaagaaactgCCCCTGAAGGAACTGAGGAGACCAAAGAAGTTCACATGGAAGATGCTGAAAAATCTGAGAAAGATAATGTAGATGCAAAGACAGAAAAGGTGGATGTGAAGCAAAATCAAGAAGACAATAAAGCACAAGATACAGATACCAAAACGGAAGCAATTCCTCCAGAAGAAGGTAAAGTTGGACTAGAAGGTAACATACCTAATGATGCTGAAGAAAGCAAGAAAACCTCAGAAGCTGAGCTGGAAAGTTCAAAAGAAACACTTGTTGGGAAGGAAGCTGAGGGTTCTAAAGTAACTCAAAATGAGAATGAGAAGTTGGAGGGTGAAAAAGTTCAAGAGAAGGCCCAGCAGCCAGAGTGTGAGGCAGAGAAAGAAGATGGATCTGGGGATCAGGACAAAGCTGACGCAGCCATTgctggtgagaaaaaaattgaagtggaaggagaggagaaagagagagataacaGAAGCACTCTTGTATCTGAAGGAGAAGACAAGGAGAAATCAGTCAAAGAAAACGATGCTGAGTACAGTGCAGGTGTTCATGAAAACAGCAAAAAGGTTGAAGGAGAAGCGACTGAAAATGGAGGCCATGGCAGTGAGGCTGTCAAGCCTTGAGTATAAAGTAGATTAACCGGATGCTGTTTCTCTTCCCCTTAGCTCAGTGCGAAGATGACCATAGTTTAATATTGTTAATGTTGTTAATCTTAGCTATCTGATTGTTCGTTGAAACATCCATCTATTCAATTATAGATGAGACTTATAATGTACCGTCTTTTGTTGTACTGGAGAGACATGAAGCATGCTGTGACCTTTGTAACATTATGGTGTAAAGATAGTTGTAATGTGATATTGGTATGCAGTCCTGTAATAATGTAGATCCCTGAATCTGTAATAATGTAGATCCCTGAACCAGTGCTTATCTTTTAGTTTAACCTGATGGCCGAGATCTGTCTTTTCAGGTGATTTTTGGATGAGAACTGTTGCAGGTATCTGTGACTGTGAGCATTAATGCTCTGTTTGCTGAGAAGCAGAGGAATTGAATTGAAAACATAGGGGGCTGCAACAACAATTCCTCTCTGTTTGGtttattttcaactttttaaaaatgagattgtttgaaaaagtaatttattttcaaacttcTGAAAATAGCACTGTTTGAAAAAGttgtaaaagaaaaaggtttgcaCTTTATCTTTTTATGAAGTGGAGTGCTTTATATCCATTATTGGATGAAGTTATAACTACAATAACTTTCTTCTGCTCCCTTTCCTTAATTTATCTAGTAGAAACTTCATATGTTCTTCAAGATTGAAGATTTTTGCTGTGGGTGACgagcaaaaattaaaattcacattcatTTAATTCAAATGTGAAGAATAATGATGTTGAAAAGAATTTGCAATGCTGagtgcaaaaataaaaaaagaaaagttgctACTCATAACCGCGCAACAAAATACAACTCATGAAAGGCTAATAGAAAGTTGATGGATTACATCAACAAAAGGTTGGATAATTGATGCGACTTAAATACTCCTATCTcatagaaaaagaataaaatggaaTTGGTGGTACTACTACTATCTTTCTTCAAAGCCCCTTAAGCTGGCCAAAAAGACCAGTTAAAGTTGTCCACTTCTCAAATGAGCTGGCTGCCAACACAAAAGCAAGTTTGGAGGACTCAACATCATTCCGAGTAACTGCAAAGCAAAAGCATAGGTGAGTCACTAGGTGCTAATCTTCTGTTGAGATATTCAATTATATAGTGTAATCTTCAAGGTGACATACTGAAACTTGTGTATGACTGCAAAGGGGCATGTATGTGGGAATGGAAGGCACATTTCAGTCATAGAGTAACCCACCTGATGAGACCAATTTAGCCAGTGAGGAATTAAATGTGTCCACTTGAGTTTTCTCTTCAGGACTAGAGCTAAGCTGTTTAGAAGTAACAAAAAAATAGTCAAGAAGTTTGTAGCATATAGGCCATTAGAAGAAGAGATCATCCTGTTCTTCACACACACGAAATCactttgaaaatcttaattttgttACAGCTTGGTAATTTTGAAAGTAATGGAAAAGGTGATGCTCATTTGAGTCTAAAAAACTGAAATAGTAGTGTTCGTTTGTAGACTATTGCaagtaaaaatgttataattgaGGGTGACCTTGTTGAAGGCTTTATTAGCATTCTTAACCCAATCTGTGTCAGTGCTTCCCCCAAGAACTAAACCAGCTGTTGATAGATCGTTATTGTCAATAGCTAGCCCAATTTTGCTCAGCTTGTATACCAAATCCTGCAGGTACTCtgcaaaatatcattttatctCGATTTGGTTTGAAGTTAGAACATGTCATGGAAGATTCACTGCAGCTAATTTGACAATACTGTACAAAAGCATATACAAGAATGAACTGAGTTGGTTTGGTTCATGCAAGCAGTAAAGTGAACTAACAAGAattaaggttgtgtttggatagcttattttttgtcaacttattttactattcagattatttttgctactattcatgggtctcactgtactttttggtactattcatgagttctaCTGTACTATTCAGattattttttgtcaacttattttactattcagattatttttgctactattcatgagtctcactgcactttttggtactattcatgagttctGTTATATTacttcagttaacttttacttttatttacagtattttcagtaaaaagtttttagtttcagcaaaataagcggatcccaaacaaACCCTGAGATTCACAAATCCGTGCCACATTGTAATCATTAGGGTGAAGAACAAAATCACTCTCCAATTCTTAAGATTCATTGCATTGCATCTGAATTGTAGGCAGCACACACAGCTTCAACTTATTTTGTATGTCTTTGAACCATAGTACTTCTTTTCCTCTTTGTGGAGAAGATGTTCCATAAGCCttgatcccaaaattttgattaaatattttcaaacatatTGTGTGGCCCATGAGGGTTAGCAATAGATATGATTAACAACAATTCTTAACCAAATTTTACGTGAATCAAACCCCTAGCAGCAATCCCTAATTTGAACCGATATAATCAACTAGTAAAACTACacggttgaatttaattgtggAACCCAAGGTACAACATCTAAGTTTTACCCTTGCATCATTTCAAGTGAAAATTGTATGCATTCTAGTAAGTGTGTattaaaatcacattttcaaaCATAGCACAGAAAACTATAAACATGAAAGCATATCACTATAACTTTGATATGATCATATAACAAGATATGAATCTATTCAAATTGTTCACTTTATAGGCTTTCTTGGAAAGACCATGGTGAAAGTTCCCAACCTGTCTCTTTGTTGGATGAGCTGATGACTCCTTGCTTCTCAAGCCTCTTCTTTCTGTCCCTCTTGACCTTCTCCATCAGctcatcatcttcatcagcCTCTAGAATTGCTGCACTAACATCAGAACAGCCTTTACCAGCTAAAAAGAAGGTAAAGCTGGTGATGAAGGAGATTGAAAGGCTTCTTTTGGTAAAATTTGGTGAGAGTGGTGTTGACTCACTGACTGCCTTGCATAGAGCTAATTGTCTCTTGGCATTGTGTTTGTGAGGGCAACACAATGTTGGTGGTGTCAgtaaagaagaggaagaagatgctGAAAGGGATAGAGGAGAAGGAAGGAAGGGGTTTGCAGTTGTGAGAAAGACTGTTGCCATCTCTTGCTTTTCTTTAACCTTATTTTTGGGTGtttattgtgggaaaaatcagaagcattgGCAGGTTGGAAGTTTTGAGGATAAGGTTGCTGGATTCTGTTATCTAATCCAGTCATTTTTTTGATTGTTTGAGGATATAATAGTCatctaacaaatatattattccctttctcattttctcattGACTGAGTTTTATATAAAAGATACCCCTTCTTCCCTGTTGCCCATTCCCCTTGCTactattacaaaaaataatactaataaaatttttaaaaaccccCCAAAAGACATTATCTATTGGATAATATTCTAACTACTAACAATTTGTTTATTAACATGCTCTTCttaatcaaacaaaatgaaatttcaaaatttacaagTTTTAACTTGTGTGATGTTTTGAATTGGCTTTTTAATGCCATCTGTTGCATGTTAAGATTAAGTTATGAGttcataaacttattagttAACCCCTTATTGGGTATTTGATGATTCAAAATCTCATTAGTAGTTTAGTACTTCATTTTCATTGCTGCCATCATTCTTGACATTGTATAGGAAAGCATGAAACAAGAAATGCTTCAAGGGACTGTTGCCAACCTGTTGGAGATTTTGGGCCAAAGTTGGCAAGGCTTATTAGGAACACTAAAAGGTAACCAGAATTAATTCACAAAGTCGGTGAAACCTGATGCAAAATCACTTGAGGCTACCTATGGAAGTTTGGAGGCTAAATTATGATGCATTGCAACATTAGAAGAATACAAAACAAGTATAGCAGCTTTGTTGTGCGACTGAAATAGGAATGATAAATTACcgattttcacaaaaatttaagttgttagaaaatgataaatttaattatttaacataATGCTAACATTCCCCTCTCATGTGGGCCCAAATTCTCCCTTAATAAGTGATAGAAGGTACATGATAAATtatccaaaagtttaaactattagaaaatgaagaatttaattgtttaacaTACTTCTAACTAGGAGAATCATACAATGGGCTTAAGCTAATACCAAATTATAGTATATATGCAGCAGAAGTTAGTGCACTTGTTTGGGATATTCAATATTTTTGCCTTTCACTGTTGTAGGTCAACTTAACTCAGCTAAGCAAAGTCTTATGTGATACTTGTATCAATCATATTGCACACTGAAATTAGTCGCTCATTGAAAAGCCACAAGAGGGTCCAGCCTTACCAAACCAATTGAAAGGTTAATAGGTCACCCTGAATGATTGCCAGAAGACATGCCTTACTGTGACTTGTGTGGATTCAACAAACGAGAGATGTAAAAGTAGACTCCCTTACGTGGATCATAGCAGTGGGTAAAGCAAAAGATATTACTTTTCTTAATTCAATTTAAGCATAATAATCGAACACTAGTTTCTTCAAGACAGCTCTAAAGAGAATCCAAGTCAGGTTCAACTACTCCAAAGAGAATCCTTTAGACTTCATTAATTTTCTATAGGCCAATAATTTTCTTTAGAACTCAGCTTTCCTTAACCTATGTGCACTTCAACAAACAAAGAGCCTCCACCTATGTTTtcattgtcttcttcttctaattctATCTCTTTCATAATGTCAgcactttcctttcttttttttccattttccctTATAAtacttttttgtaattaaactttgCTTAGATTCCCATAATCAACTTGACCcatcaggttttttttttggaaagcaaCCCATCAGGATTATTCAAAGAAATAAATAACCATGATTATTGCTTGATATAAAAGTCTTGAGTCTATTTCTGAAGAGGGGAAATAGACAATGAAACATCTCTTAAAAGATTGTTAGCTGAGGCTGATTAAGAAGAACCTTGCATTCTAATTTATCCCATTTACTTCTTTTAGTACTCCCTAAATAATTAACTTCAAAGTATAATATCATTAAGCAATGTTTCTAACTAATATGAGAGAAAGGAACAGATTTTCTTCCAACCataccttaaaatttttttttttaaatattaaaaagaacaGCTCTAATCAACTAATTGATTAGAACAGTACTAAATACCATTTGCTTCTTGTCTTATTACACTTGATTATTAACTCAGCAATGCCCAGAAACAGTAATACCACTCATTTCTTCCTACCAATTCTTAATTTGCTCCTTCTCTCTTGCTAATTGATCACTGTTTTGAATTCAATATGGGAATAATACCACATGtaatttttccaattctatGATAGCGATTCATATTCTTATCAAATGGGTTCTCAATCGGCAGCTTCATTTTGTTTGCTAAGAGCACGCTATAATGAACATGTTCAATCGGCAATCATACAACTTGAGTAAATACTACATTGTTTCTTGGTAAAATAATTGCACATTCTAAAGTTGGTCGTTTGCGCGTCTTTTACTTTGGTCTCATGGTCATGTTTTACGTGTCAGATGCACACAGAATTCATAAATcccaaaaagttaaaaagagacTTGAAACCTTTTTTTCCTCCAACTACAAACTTCTTAAATGCAGAGCAAGcagaaaaaaaagcccaaacagaAGCTTGTTCCTGACTTCCTTCCAAATCCAACTTTCTCCAAAAGGTtttaagaggggaaaaaaaaagtatatatatatatatatatatacgtataTGTATATCCAAACCATAAGAGGGAGGAACAGTTTTTCAAAAtgtaaaaaacataaaacaaaaacaagagcTTCAAAATGGTGACAAAAGTTATTCAAAGGACATTCTAATCCTAATTGATAcccggattttttttttttttttttttgtcttttttcatAATACTAGATTTTTGTCCTAATTATGCTCTCTTCTTGGGTCTGACTAAAGTCGTTAAACCCAATTGGTTTGAGGAAGTTATGAACTAGTATAAAAGTTTGATAATTGTAAAGATAACTTAGTGGATTGAActtgattaaattttttggggGTTTAATTTTCTGATTGGTCCCTTTTTCGTGTATTGCTCAATTTAAAGACTTTAAATTACACCTATAGGCTATAGTCATccaaatgagaaaaaaaaaaaaggattacaATTCCTCTAATAACAAGCAACCTAATCTCCTAATCTTATCTCATAGATAGTAGGAAGATATTATTGATAACAATTCAAATTATGCTCAGCCactttgaattcaaattaaacaATGACTACTTTACTTGAATTCAAATGAAATATCTTACTATAGTAATTTGCTTAGCTGCCACGTGCCCTTGGAACACAACAAAGGTAAGCTTATTAGGATGAGAGAGGACAATTTCTAATGTATAAGCTGTTTCCTTTTgctaaaagatgaaaaagaaatgcaatatcctttctttttattttatttttctttttgggtctTCCATTCCTTTGGCCTTAAGTTTGAATGCCAAAAGATGGATTCCAAAAGTATAAAAGCatacaaaactaaaaagagGAAATCACATTTTTATATCCTATAGATTCataagttataaaataaattttataagttaGAGGAGGTTTAAATTATAACATACTCCTATATCTATATTATAAATtacattgaaaatattaataataatttgtaggttataaaacatttttatatcCTGCTGTGTTTTCGTTTGTTTCTTCTTATCACGTGTGGTTGAGGAAAATACCAAAGTAACCAAACACACATGTACAATAACGCGTAACCAAACACACATGTACAATAACGCGCAATCGACGTCTAAAGATGTTtcaaaaggagaaaaaacaaCCTCTTCACGCGCGTTGGAAACCGCCGACATGATTACAATGTATCATGCTAACTGAAAGCAATGTTGGAGAAACTGAAATTCACGTGTGCCTAAGATAAATTAAGATTACTTTTTCCTTGCTAgctacttaaaaaagaaaaaaaaaatgttgccaCACAATAAAATCTCACCACTATttctacaactttttttttttttttctgataaaaaaaaaaattattctaatcCATGATAAGCTTAGATCtcgtattgtgaaaatattgtgatattttgttgtagTTATAAAACAATTCAACTAAGAATAAAAGGGTTTGTTTGGTAGTAGCTTTTAAGTATTGTtgttcaaaataatatgaaaattgtggtttaaaaagtgttgtgaaaatacatgtttaaagtactcataatgcaaaaaaaaaaaaaaaaaaaaaagtttggtacCATATTtcaaacaacatattttaaaatgtgaaaaaataataattgtatgTTTGATATtagtatgtattttttttttaagtggtaaCTTTCTAACAagtacaattattttataaatatttattcaaGTAGTACAAGTGAGAGAGAAgggaggaaaagagaaagaataaaaaaagaaaaagaaaaagaaaaagatgaggtgtgcatgagagagagagagagagagagagagagagagttgtagtTATGTTAAGTTTTATCAAGTGGGTCCCacactttttaaatatttataaaagtgtcattgagtaatgttatttgaAAACTGTAAAACTAATAAGAGGAGTTTTCtaaattcaatatttaaacactCTAAAATAAGAAAACGTAACTCAAACACTCTTAAATGAACATTATGTTTTAGATTGCACTTTGTTAATTCATAACCcttcaaaaaattagttatttatGCATAAATAGCTTCCACATGCACACCTACCATTTATCCAAGTGTCACATTGCGCCACACGCCATGTGTGTTCTAGTACCACATGTCCATAGATCCTCTCATCTATTTTATATCTTAGTGTCTAtgtgacatatatatatatatatatatatcaaacattTTGTAATGATTCCATGTGGGACAAGTTTATTTAATACACAAAACCAAttcctataaatatatatatatatatatatatatatcaaacattTTGTAATATTTCCAT is a genomic window of Quercus lobata isolate SW786 chromosome 2, ValleyOak3.0 Primary Assembly, whole genome shotgun sequence containing:
- the LOC115977078 gene encoding methyl-CpG-binding domain-containing protein 11-like produces the protein MASSVEEAGREEVVSVELPAPPGWKKKFLPKQSGTPKKNEIIFTSPTGEEIVSKRQLEQYLKAHPGGPTASEFDWGTGETPRRSARISEKTKATPPPESETPKKRSRKSSAKKDDKEKETAPEGTEETKEVHMEDAEKSEKDNVDAKTEKVDVKQNQEDNKAQDTDTKTEAIPPEEGKVGLEGNIPNDAEESKKTSEAELESSKETLVGKEAEGSKVTQNENEKLEGEKVQEKAQQPECEAEKEDGSGDQDKADAAIAGEKKIEVEGEEKERDNRSTLVSEGEDKEKSVKENDAEYSAGVHENSKKVEGEATENGGHGSEAVKP
- the LOC115977079 gene encoding thylakoid lumenal 16.5 kDa protein, chloroplastic gives rise to the protein MATVFLTTANPFLPSPLSLSASSSSSLLTPPTLCCPHKHNAKRQLALCKAVSESTPLSPNFTKRSLSISFITSFTFFLAGKGCSDVSAAILEADEDDELMEKVKRDRKKRLEKQGVISSSNKETEYLQDLVYKLSKIGLAIDNNDLSTAGLVLGGSTDTDWVKNANKAFNKLSSSPEEKTQVDTFNSSLAKLVSSVTRNDVESSKLAFVLAASSFEKWTTLTGLFGQLKGL